From a region of the Nocardioides ginsengisegetis genome:
- a CDS encoding ATP-binding cassette domain-containing protein — MLGPNGAGKSTLFGVLSTVLEPTTGSFEVGTHGGMRGRAPEIDVYRRVIGVLPQDFNALGGYTCREFLEYVAWLRKVPALATAAQVSEALHAVALAESSSKRVRELSGGMRRRLGLAQALVSRPELLLLDEPTVGLDPGQRSQFLTLLKTVTQTATVCLATHLVEDVAHFADHVVLLVGGRLGFAGTIEAFCGVGHREEVNAAAVERAYFVHSGAGTP; from the coding sequence GTGCTGGGCCCCAACGGGGCAGGGAAGTCCACCCTCTTTGGGGTGCTGTCGACCGTGCTTGAGCCGACCACCGGGTCGTTCGAGGTCGGCACCCACGGGGGGATGCGGGGAAGGGCCCCAGAAATCGACGTGTACCGCCGCGTCATCGGCGTCTTGCCGCAGGACTTCAATGCCTTGGGCGGCTACACCTGCAGGGAGTTCCTGGAGTACGTCGCGTGGCTGCGCAAGGTCCCGGCGCTCGCGACGGCAGCCCAAGTCAGCGAGGCTCTGCACGCCGTCGCTTTGGCCGAATCCTCGTCAAAGAGGGTCCGGGAACTCTCCGGCGGGATGCGCCGCCGCTTGGGCCTAGCACAGGCCCTGGTTTCTCGTCCTGAGCTGCTTCTGCTGGACGAGCCGACCGTCGGTCTGGATCCCGGCCAGCGATCGCAGTTCCTGACCCTCCTCAAGACTGTCACTCAAACAGCGACAGTCTGCCTGGCCACCCACCTGGTTGAAGATGTCGCCCACTTCGCTGACCACGTAGTGCTTCTTGTTGGGGGGCGCTTGGGATTCGCGGGCACGATTGAGGCCTTCTGTGGGGTGGGGCACCGCGAAGAAGTCAATGCCGCAGCCGTCGAGCGCGCCTACTTCGTCCATTCGGGAGCAGGGACGCCTTGA
- a CDS encoding SigE family RNA polymerase sigma factor, producing MRSKRRDAEFSAWAADVQAQLLRKAYLLSGDQESARDLVQQVLLSTYLAWTRVDHPTAYARTSMLRAFFKMAKVSQRELPAETIPERIEQSHPTDERLTLLNVLAALPPRMRATVMLRFWDDLSVADTAAVLGCSEGTVKSATSRALAQLRRCLGEDFDVDLPLTTALGGTR from the coding sequence ATGCGAAGTAAGCGCCGGGATGCCGAGTTCAGCGCCTGGGCCGCGGATGTCCAGGCACAACTCCTCCGCAAGGCGTACCTACTCAGCGGCGACCAAGAGTCGGCACGTGACCTGGTCCAGCAAGTGCTCTTGAGCACCTATCTGGCGTGGACCCGCGTCGACCACCCGACGGCCTATGCCAGGACGTCGATGCTCCGAGCCTTCTTCAAGATGGCGAAGGTGAGTCAGCGCGAGCTGCCGGCGGAGACCATCCCGGAGCGCATCGAGCAGTCACATCCCACCGACGAGCGGCTCACCCTGTTGAACGTGCTCGCAGCGTTGCCGCCGCGAATGAGAGCAACGGTCATGTTGCGTTTCTGGGATGACCTGTCCGTGGCCGACACCGCCGCCGTCCTGGGCTGCTCGGAGGGGACCGTCAAGTCCGCCACCAGCAGGGCCCTTGCCCAGCTTCGGAGGTGCCTTGGCGAAGACTTCGATGTCGACCTCCCCCTAACAACTGCACTAGGAGGCACCCGATGA
- a CDS encoding sigma-70 family RNA polymerase sigma factor, with amino-acid sequence MKGTITASEFEELYRVTARDVFAYVRRRRTGDAEEIVAETYAVAWRRRNEMPPQMFRRAWLFGVARRLLVAASRQQQRETALKRELTTLPIPEHDTATRAHTAQVMSAALRRLPREQQELLRLVAWEGLTPAELAVSLGVRPGTARVRLHRARRALASDIEVRSLVDGTAREPLSAQ; translated from the coding sequence GTGAAGGGCACGATCACCGCCTCAGAGTTCGAGGAGCTCTACCGCGTCACCGCCCGGGACGTGTTCGCCTACGTGCGCCGGCGTCGCACTGGCGATGCAGAGGAAATCGTGGCTGAGACCTACGCGGTGGCCTGGCGACGACGGAATGAGATGCCGCCCCAGATGTTCCGGCGGGCGTGGCTGTTCGGCGTCGCCCGGAGACTCCTCGTGGCGGCGAGCCGACAGCAACAACGTGAGACCGCCCTCAAGCGGGAACTCACAACCCTGCCCATCCCGGAACACGACACCGCGACGCGCGCTCATACTGCCCAGGTCATGAGCGCCGCACTACGACGCCTCCCACGCGAACAGCAGGAACTTCTTCGGCTTGTCGCATGGGAGGGCCTAACCCCGGCTGAGCTAGCGGTCTCGCTCGGCGTGCGCCCCGGCACGGCCAGGGTTCGGCTCCACCGCGCGCGTCGGGCTCTTGCCTCGGACATTGAAGTGCGTTCGCTCGTCGATGGTACTGCTCGGGAGCCACTGTCGGCTCAGTGA
- a CDS encoding SigE family RNA polymerase sigma factor, producing the protein MIRIETTSTVHADWDGLVTVASPGLMRLAYMLCGNPHAAEDLLQATFARACRNGERIAAMAAPTAYLRRIMINEHASQHRRRRLATVPLEGDLDPPVPTTSGADDRDEAWRWLATLPPRQRAVLVLRFYEDVPDQEIAQLIGCTQATVRSHASHGLAALRALLTGCKEES; encoded by the coding sequence GTGATCCGGATCGAAACGACGTCGACCGTCCACGCTGACTGGGACGGACTGGTGACGGTCGCGTCGCCGGGACTGATGAGGCTCGCCTACATGCTGTGCGGGAACCCGCACGCGGCCGAGGACCTGCTGCAGGCCACCTTCGCGCGTGCGTGTCGGAACGGTGAGCGGATCGCAGCCATGGCGGCGCCGACGGCGTACTTGCGTCGGATCATGATCAACGAACACGCTTCGCAACACCGTCGGCGACGACTGGCCACCGTCCCGTTGGAGGGAGACCTCGATCCGCCAGTGCCTACGACTAGTGGAGCCGACGATCGGGATGAGGCCTGGCGCTGGCTGGCCACCCTGCCACCCCGACAGCGCGCGGTCCTGGTGCTGCGGTTCTACGAGGACGTTCCCGACCAGGAGATCGCTCAGCTGATCGGCTGCACTCAGGCGACAGTCCGTTCCCACGCCTCGCACGGGCTTGCGGCTCTTCGCGCATTGCTGACCGGCTGCAAGGAGGAGTCATGA
- a CDS encoding MafI family immunity protein, which yields MDLTSYEEIAGQLHGLLIRLDDRLPGKDITLIAEFIDANELGLALEQMADVLSEDEQPLAPDERADMLALVERMQMGNRVAGALRYCPPK from the coding sequence GTGGATCTCACCTCCTACGAAGAGATCGCCGGGCAACTGCACGGCCTCCTCATCCGCCTGGATGATCGGCTTCCGGGCAAGGACATCACGCTGATCGCCGAGTTCATCGACGCGAACGAACTCGGGCTCGCACTCGAACAGATGGCTGACGTTCTGAGCGAGGACGAGCAGCCGCTCGCCCCAGACGAGCGGGCCGACATGCTCGCACTCGTGGAGCGGATGCAGATGGGCAACCGTGTCGCGGGCGCTCTTCGGTACTGCCCCCCGAAGTGA
- a CDS encoding DUF1707 SHOCT-like domain-containing protein codes for MSRPTEARRDASLERLKDAYVRGALTLEDMENRVGWALVAPSHADLVFLTSDVPAETAILPVTAAPIPHSPSPAVRSVRRARISNSERLLWMAALSVVALLGAGTTFVIAHQPHSVPAHCLAPGKDGVVLWICADTPSHAQVR; via the coding sequence TTGAGTCGACCTACGGAAGCCCGCCGCGATGCGAGTCTGGAACGTCTCAAGGATGCCTATGTTCGCGGAGCACTGACCCTTGAGGACATGGAGAACCGCGTGGGCTGGGCGCTCGTAGCGCCGTCGCACGCCGACCTGGTCTTCCTGACGAGCGACGTCCCGGCGGAGACCGCGATCCTCCCGGTCACGGCTGCGCCGATCCCACACAGCCCCTCACCAGCGGTGCGGTCTGTACGGAGGGCCCGGATCTCGAACAGTGAACGACTGCTCTGGATGGCTGCCTTGAGCGTTGTTGCGTTGCTCGGGGCCGGGACCACGTTCGTGATTGCCCACCAACCGCACTCAGTCCCGGCCCATTGCCTGGCGCCTGGCAAGGACGGCGTCGTGCTTTGGATTTGCGCGGATACACCGTCCCACGCACAGGTGCGCTGA
- a CDS encoding SHOCT domain-containing protein, producing MSNLANERFFPAHPDWVFAAVTRALKALRWSVKSTDEYARSVSFSTPMSGFSWGASLSASVIPSPEGGLVRVVGAAKVRTNVTAGGAERKNIARLLDTASHHLQGMLEQDPSGAIHPPQAGVSRASGQTVADQLQKLAELRGSGALTDAEFRVAKARLLD from the coding sequence ATGAGCAACCTGGCCAACGAGCGGTTTTTCCCCGCGCACCCCGACTGGGTCTTTGCCGCGGTCACTCGCGCACTCAAGGCTCTCCGGTGGTCCGTGAAGTCAACTGACGAATACGCTCGGTCAGTCTCTTTCTCGACACCGATGTCTGGCTTCTCGTGGGGCGCAAGCCTATCTGCGAGCGTCATCCCGTCGCCAGAAGGTGGACTGGTCCGAGTCGTCGGCGCTGCCAAGGTTCGAACGAACGTCACTGCCGGGGGAGCGGAGCGGAAGAACATCGCGCGCCTGCTCGACACCGCCAGTCACCATCTGCAGGGAATGCTTGAGCAGGACCCGTCGGGGGCGATCCATCCGCCGCAGGCAGGCGTGTCACGTGCCTCGGGCCAAACGGTTGCTGACCAGCTACAGAAACTGGCCGAGCTGCGCGGCTCCGGCGCACTCACGGACGCCGAGTTCAGGGTCGCAAAAGCGCGCCTGCTCGATTGA
- a CDS encoding plasmid replication, integration and excision activator has product MAMPRKIPVEFGVAFPYGAYAVGEVQPVRDYDKSTRERVVQAADPDTGVPLWSVEVVDGDPEAKKSNRTMSVKITAKVQPVLPEALTGLPFTPVEFDKLTATAYIEENGDFSKISWSLRAADVHAPARGAKPAPEKASA; this is encoded by the coding sequence ATGGCGATGCCCCGCAAGATCCCGGTCGAGTTCGGCGTGGCCTTCCCGTACGGCGCGTACGCCGTCGGCGAAGTGCAGCCGGTCCGCGACTACGACAAGTCGACCCGCGAGCGCGTGGTCCAGGCGGCCGACCCGGACACCGGCGTGCCGCTCTGGTCGGTCGAGGTTGTTGACGGCGACCCGGAAGCGAAGAAGTCCAACCGCACGATGTCGGTCAAGATCACGGCCAAGGTCCAGCCGGTGCTTCCGGAGGCCCTCACCGGACTTCCGTTCACTCCGGTCGAGTTCGACAAGCTCACGGCCACGGCCTACATCGAGGAGAACGGCGACTTCTCCAAGATCTCGTGGTCGCTTCGGGCTGCGGACGTGCACGCACCCGCTCGCGGCGCGAAGCCGGCGCCGGAGAAGGCGAGCGCCTGA
- a CDS encoding FtsK/SpoIIIE domain-containing protein — protein MSDFEGAAEALRVAVGASRLRVEPHGVRDVLLSFTVGDELRFAFDARPGDVASSLESVAMGRREDGRAWRLPVGPHTLIAGCSGSGKGSLFWSFAFGLAPAVRDGRVQLHGIDLKGGMEILMGRDLFTTSATSAAEAVAVLEMLVAWMQERAGQYAGRLRTHRPTADEPLHVVMIDELAALTAYCPDRDLQRRAETAINLICSQGRAPGFMVFACLQDPRKEVIPSRGLFTQMVGLRLKDLSETSMVLGEVAVLSGAHCHRITRDVPGTGYVLPEEGGHPVRVRAGYASDEAIREVASRFRTSTQIPVVVPEHGGEPSTRRPRRPRASEVRDD, from the coding sequence ATGTCGGACTTCGAGGGTGCCGCAGAAGCCTTGCGCGTCGCCGTCGGAGCCTCTCGCCTCCGCGTCGAGCCCCACGGCGTACGCGACGTCCTTCTGTCCTTCACTGTCGGGGATGAGCTGCGCTTCGCATTCGACGCGCGCCCAGGCGATGTCGCATCGTCGCTCGAATCGGTGGCGATGGGCCGCCGCGAGGACGGGCGAGCGTGGCGACTTCCGGTCGGACCTCACACGCTCATCGCGGGCTGCTCAGGCTCCGGGAAAGGGTCCCTGTTCTGGTCGTTCGCCTTCGGCTTGGCTCCCGCCGTCCGGGACGGGCGCGTCCAACTCCACGGGATCGACCTCAAGGGCGGCATGGAGATCCTCATGGGCAGGGACCTGTTCACCACGTCGGCCACCAGCGCGGCCGAGGCAGTGGCCGTGCTCGAGATGCTCGTTGCCTGGATGCAAGAGCGTGCGGGGCAGTACGCGGGACGTCTGCGTACCCATCGTCCAACCGCTGACGAGCCGCTGCACGTCGTCATGATCGACGAGCTTGCAGCACTGACCGCTTACTGCCCTGACCGAGACCTGCAGCGACGTGCCGAGACGGCGATCAACCTGATCTGCTCTCAGGGCCGAGCCCCCGGGTTCATGGTCTTCGCCTGCCTCCAGGACCCACGAAAGGAGGTCATCCCCTCTCGAGGTCTGTTCACCCAGATGGTGGGGCTGCGCCTCAAGGACCTGTCGGAGACCTCGATGGTCCTGGGCGAAGTGGCGGTTCTCAGCGGTGCTCACTGTCACCGAATCACTCGAGACGTCCCTGGCACCGGCTACGTGCTGCCCGAGGAGGGCGGTCACCCGGTGCGGGTCCGTGCCGGCTACGCCTCGGACGAGGCAATCCGGGAGGTCGCGAGTCGGTTCCGCACGTCGACCCAGATTCCTGTCGTGGTCCCGGAGCACGGCGGGGAGCCTTCGACACGGCGGCCGCGACGCCCGAGGGCATCGGAGGTGCGCGATGACTGA
- a CDS encoding WhiB family transcriptional regulator, with the protein MTESWMAEALCRHFPMQTWIVEPEDRTSASTAALSAVCLSCPVRPACAGYVLRKGIVSGFWAGADRSPSNVTDRADGAA; encoded by the coding sequence ATGACTGAGTCCTGGATGGCCGAGGCGCTCTGCCGCCACTTCCCCATGCAGACCTGGATCGTCGAGCCGGAAGATCGGACGTCTGCGTCCACGGCAGCCCTGAGCGCCGTCTGCCTGTCCTGCCCCGTGCGTCCCGCCTGCGCCGGCTACGTGCTGCGCAAGGGCATTGTGAGCGGCTTCTGGGCGGGGGCCGACCGATCGCCCAGCAACGTCACTGATCGGGCGGATGGCGCCGCATGA